In a single window of the Renibacterium salmoninarum ATCC 33209 genome:
- a CDS encoding GNAT family N-acetyltransferase yields the protein MRPKNTERLRFREMSDSDLDAMAALLGDPAVMTYYPAPKTRAEAQSWIDWNKRNYAEYGFGLWVIETLDGEFVGDCGLTWQIVEDVRDLEVGYQVRAELQGNGYATEAAIACVDLARSLGYGRLTANIDAKNIPSQRVAAKAGLPFEKKARHRDGKELVIQAVAL from the coding sequence ATGCGACCTAAAAATACCGAAAGACTTCGATTCCGAGAGATGTCCGACAGCGACCTGGACGCGATGGCAGCATTGCTTGGAGACCCAGCGGTGATGACCTATTACCCGGCACCCAAAACGCGCGCGGAAGCGCAAAGCTGGATCGATTGGAACAAGCGAAATTACGCTGAGTATGGATTTGGGCTCTGGGTCATAGAAACACTCGACGGCGAATTTGTGGGCGACTGCGGGCTAACTTGGCAGATCGTTGAAGACGTCCGAGATTTGGAGGTCGGTTATCAGGTTCGAGCCGAGCTGCAGGGTAACGGCTACGCCACTGAAGCGGCCATCGCCTGTGTGGACCTAGCGCGCAGCTTGGGTTATGGACGATTGACCGCCAATATCGACGCCAAAAATATTCCATCGCAACGAGTAGCCGCCAAGGCTGGCTTACCGTTTGAGAAGAAAGCGCGGCATCGCGACGGCAAAGAGCTAGTGATTCAGGCCGTCGCGCTTTGA
- a CDS encoding DUF6355 family natural product biosynthesis protein, giving the protein MSVRFRSTKTSKFLGACLASLLILGTTLGIAAPAQAVTENQQAVAAAQCGYHLEGLIAYYNNCSDNGTNTWVSITSIIDPGSPPGLGGGKTLVCLSPGDHYIGKFVWGIITYAASDGKPCENPNE; this is encoded by the coding sequence ATGTCAGTTCGATTCCGATCAACGAAGACCTCGAAGTTTCTTGGGGCTTGCTTGGCTAGCTTGCTCATTCTAGGGACAACCCTGGGGATAGCTGCACCCGCGCAGGCCGTGACAGAAAACCAGCAAGCAGTAGCGGCTGCACAGTGCGGATACCATCTCGAGGGACTGATCGCTTACTACAATAATTGCAGCGACAATGGCACTAATACCTGGGTTTCAATCACTTCAATTATCGACCCCGGATCACCTCCCGGCCTGGGCGGCGGCAAGACGCTCGTTTGCCTCTCCCCAGGCGACCATTACATAGGAAAGTTCGTTTGGGGAATCATTACCTACGCCGCTTCAGACGGCAAGCCGTGCGAAAACCCCAACGAGTAG
- a CDS encoding glycoside hydrolase family 35 protein, with the protein MPSAKQTLTFADGKLFRNGSEHRLLGGAIHYFRVHPSQWGNRLDRLKALGANTLDTYVAWNFHQRRATDQADFSDWRDLVRFIEMAGEHGLDVMVRPGPYICAEWDNGGFPAWLTGKTGLTLRSTDPAYQAAVSQWFDTLLPLLTPLQASNGGPIVAFQAENEYGSYGDDLEYVAWTRQALAERGVTELIFSADGGNDFYLDGGALPTDAAEPMLATGTLGSRGAEAIETWQHRRPGEHFIAAEFWNGWFDHWGEEHHRRDPAEAALEVKQILDGCGSICLYMAHGCSNFGLTSGANYDGVLQPTVTSYDSDAPIGEDGRLTPKFHAIRELFGQYAELPELGSLTEPNRVLPAQNLSLTPGLGLLEALREFSAKPSKTPLSFEELDCPEGLVLYRAQPILPRGEFKLRIAELHDRAIVFIDGERVGVFEATVHEPLVLTGTGERAVVEILVENQGRINYGHLLGQGKGILGGLLINQRLTFGWQNTPVPLVDVELPDLQRFANPTDRQPAGPGFFSATLNLAEPLDTHLALPGFAKGFVWVNGFLLGRYWERGPQSTLYVPAALLSAGSNQITVLELDCAGTLVELHEATNLG; encoded by the coding sequence ATGCCTTCTGCGAAACAGACCTTGACCTTTGCTGACGGAAAACTCTTCCGAAATGGATCCGAACACCGACTCTTAGGCGGCGCGATCCATTATTTTCGGGTGCATCCTTCGCAGTGGGGTAACCGGCTAGACCGCTTGAAGGCGCTGGGTGCTAACACTCTGGACACCTATGTTGCCTGGAACTTTCATCAGCGTCGCGCAACTGACCAGGCCGATTTCAGTGATTGGCGCGATCTGGTGCGATTTATCGAAATGGCTGGTGAGCACGGTCTAGATGTGATGGTGCGCCCCGGCCCGTATATTTGCGCGGAATGGGATAACGGTGGTTTCCCGGCATGGCTCACCGGAAAGACCGGCCTTACATTGCGCAGTACCGATCCGGCCTATCAAGCTGCCGTGTCGCAATGGTTCGACACGTTACTACCTTTGTTAACACCGTTGCAGGCCAGCAACGGTGGACCAATCGTCGCTTTCCAAGCGGAAAACGAATATGGCAGCTACGGCGATGATCTCGAATACGTCGCTTGGACCAGGCAAGCATTAGCGGAGCGCGGTGTTACCGAGCTTATTTTTAGCGCTGACGGTGGCAACGATTTTTATTTGGACGGCGGCGCGCTGCCCACCGATGCCGCAGAACCGATGCTCGCCACCGGCACCCTGGGTAGTCGAGGTGCTGAGGCGATTGAAACTTGGCAGCACCGCAGACCGGGCGAGCATTTCATTGCCGCCGAATTCTGGAATGGCTGGTTTGACCATTGGGGCGAAGAGCACCATCGCCGCGATCCTGCCGAGGCTGCACTAGAGGTCAAACAAATCCTCGACGGCTGCGGATCAATCTGCTTATACATGGCGCACGGCTGCAGTAATTTCGGCCTCACTTCTGGCGCCAATTACGACGGCGTACTTCAACCCACCGTAACCAGCTACGACTCGGACGCGCCGATCGGCGAAGACGGTCGATTGACGCCGAAATTTCACGCTATTCGCGAGCTCTTTGGCCAATATGCCGAGCTACCCGAATTGGGCTCGCTGACGGAGCCAAACCGTGTGTTGCCCGCGCAGAATCTCTCTCTGACTCCGGGACTAGGACTCCTTGAAGCATTGCGCGAATTCTCAGCTAAACCCAGCAAGACGCCACTGAGCTTTGAAGAACTCGATTGCCCAGAGGGCCTTGTGCTGTACCGGGCGCAACCAATCCTGCCGCGCGGAGAGTTCAAGCTTCGTATCGCCGAGTTACATGACCGAGCCATCGTCTTTATTGACGGCGAGCGCGTCGGCGTCTTCGAGGCAACGGTTCACGAGCCGTTGGTTTTGACTGGAACCGGTGAGCGCGCCGTCGTCGAGATTCTGGTCGAAAACCAAGGTCGAATTAACTACGGCCACCTTTTGGGCCAAGGTAAAGGTATTTTGGGCGGTCTGCTGATCAATCAGCGGCTGACCTTTGGCTGGCAAAATACGCCGGTGCCACTTGTGGACGTCGAACTGCCAGACTTGCAGCGCTTCGCCAATCCAACGGATCGCCAGCCGGCAGGTCCTGGCTTCTTCTCCGCCACGCTCAATCTCGCGGAGCCGCTGGATACCCACCTCGCCTTACCGGGATTTGCAAAGGGCTTTGTCTGGGTAAATGGCTTTTTGCTTGGCCGCTACTGGGAACGCGGGCCGCAAAGCACGCTCTATGTACCAGCTGCGCTGCTTAGCGCCGGCAGCAATCAGATCACGGTGCTGGAATTGGACTGCGCCGGGACCCTCGTCGAGCTCCACGAAGCCACAAATCTCGGTTGA
- a CDS encoding SDR family NAD(P)-dependent oxidoreductase, with protein sequence MTERALITGATAGLGAEFAQQLAQSQVNLVLVARDAAQLEVKAVRLRQEFGIEVETISADLLTEPGIAAVVERLEDAEQPVSLLINNAGFGLTKPFDQNTIEEESAHLQLHVKTPMTLMHAALPGMLARKHGRIINIASVAGFVPRATYGACKAWLISFSRWANVNYGDRGVSVTAVCPGFVHTEFHQRMNASTSGIPTSMWLNADQVVREGLADSLARKSVSITSVKYKVVVFLTKILPDRLNLLAGKRGR encoded by the coding sequence ATGACGGAACGAGCATTGATTACGGGCGCCACAGCAGGTCTTGGTGCGGAATTTGCGCAACAATTGGCACAAAGCCAGGTCAACTTGGTGTTGGTGGCCAGAGATGCCGCCCAACTTGAGGTCAAAGCCGTTCGGCTGCGCCAGGAATTTGGCATTGAGGTAGAGACCATCTCGGCCGATCTGCTGACCGAGCCGGGCATTGCCGCCGTCGTCGAACGTTTAGAAGATGCTGAGCAGCCAGTGAGTTTGCTGATCAACAATGCCGGCTTTGGCCTAACCAAGCCTTTTGATCAAAACACCATTGAAGAAGAATCTGCGCATCTTCAGCTGCACGTAAAAACTCCGATGACGCTGATGCATGCAGCGCTTCCGGGTATGTTGGCGCGAAAGCACGGCAGGATCATCAATATTGCCAGTGTGGCGGGCTTTGTGCCGCGTGCTACCTACGGAGCGTGCAAGGCTTGGCTGATTAGTTTTAGCCGCTGGGCGAACGTGAACTACGGCGACCGAGGAGTCTCAGTGACCGCCGTATGTCCAGGGTTTGTGCATACCGAATTTCACCAACGAATGAACGCATCCACAAGCGGAATCCCCACGTCCATGTGGCTCAATGCAGACCAAGTGGTCCGCGAAGGTTTGGCCGATTCATTAGCGCGGAAATCGGTGAGCATTACTTCGGTCAAATACAAGGTCGTAGTTTTTCTCACCAAAATCTTGCCGGATAGGCTCAATCTTTTGGCCGGTAAACGCGGCCGCTAG
- a CDS encoding methylated-DNA--[protein]-cysteine S-methyltransferase encodes METQTSDCLRAPKRHAVVATSLGEITIVAEGSAVVGLYFPGHWTLPRKPDFGPRIAAEDDDLLHSAQSQLNEYLRGERVAFDVPTATEGSELEEQVWSLLRALLFGSTTTYGELAEKLGNKKLAQAVGRAVGHNPLSILVGCHRVLGSDGSLTGFAGGLERKRALLELENPNIAAARLF; translated from the coding sequence ATGGAAACCCAAACGTCGGATTGCCTCAGGGCACCAAAACGACACGCAGTTGTTGCCACCTCGCTTGGCGAGATCACGATTGTCGCTGAGGGGAGCGCCGTCGTCGGCCTTTACTTTCCAGGGCATTGGACCCTGCCCCGTAAGCCAGATTTCGGTCCGAGAATTGCCGCCGAAGACGACGATTTATTACACAGCGCACAATCTCAGCTGAACGAATATTTGCGCGGTGAACGCGTCGCTTTCGATGTACCAACCGCAACTGAGGGCAGCGAATTGGAGGAGCAAGTTTGGTCGCTATTGCGCGCTCTACTTTTCGGCAGCACCACAACGTACGGCGAGCTGGCGGAAAAGCTGGGCAATAAAAAGCTCGCCCAAGCGGTGGGCCGAGCAGTAGGCCATAATCCACTCTCGATCCTGGTGGGTTGCCATCGCGTACTCGGCAGCGATGGCAGCCTTACTGGCTTCGCCGGCGGCCTAGAGCGAAAGCGGGCGCTGCTTGAGTTGGAGAACCCGAACATCGCGGCGGCGAGGCTTTTCTAA
- a CDS encoding AurF N-oxygenase family protein — protein sequence MSYDPAQEVDWDTLLDTNYHGASPEWSTLYRTAYWDEMSADQQRELTRQEAASVASTGIWFEMILQQMILRDFYAKDPTDAAFQWALTEIADECRHSIMFARGAEKLKAPAYRPRRLIVELGRVFQTVAFGEAAYAAILVAEEVLDVMQRDWMRDDRVVPFMRTINNIHVVEDSRHMKFAREETLERLEGSSWLRRQINAVVISIASYAIVTSMVNHGVYANAGLDKKRAVREATANEHYKSMMRSRCSGLMEFLSSAGLLTKA from the coding sequence ATGTCTTATGACCCAGCCCAAGAGGTCGATTGGGATACCCTGTTAGATACGAATTATCACGGCGCTAGCCCCGAGTGGAGCACGCTTTATCGAACTGCCTACTGGGATGAGATGAGCGCGGATCAGCAGCGCGAACTTACCCGGCAGGAAGCGGCGTCAGTAGCAAGTACCGGCATCTGGTTCGAAATGATTCTGCAGCAGATGATTTTGCGAGACTTCTATGCCAAAGATCCAACTGATGCCGCCTTTCAATGGGCCCTGACTGAGATCGCAGATGAATGTCGGCATTCGATCATGTTTGCGCGCGGTGCCGAAAAGCTGAAGGCACCTGCCTACCGACCCCGCCGACTGATCGTGGAATTGGGTCGCGTTTTCCAGACAGTGGCTTTCGGCGAAGCTGCCTACGCCGCAATACTCGTGGCCGAAGAAGTCTTGGACGTCATGCAGCGCGACTGGATGCGTGATGACCGAGTGGTGCCCTTTATGCGCACTATCAACAACATTCACGTGGTCGAAGACTCGAGGCACATGAAGTTTGCTCGGGAGGAGACCTTAGAGCGCCTCGAAGGCTCCAGCTGGCTGAGGCGGCAAATCAATGCCGTGGTGATTTCAATAGCGTCCTACGCAATTGTGACCAGCATGGTGAATCATGGCGTGTACGCCAACGCCGGGCTAGATAAGAAGCGTGCCGTCCGCGAGGCAACTGCCAACGAGCATTACAAGTCGATGATGCGCTCAAGATGCTCTGGACTCATGGAGTTCCTCAGCTCCGCGGGGCTACTCACCAAAGCCTAA
- a CDS encoding FAD-dependent oxidoreductase: MSACPVNCIHPTPDEPDFGSTDMLYIDPKSCIDFGACVDACPVDAIFPIESLLAGPKKAYPKINADYFDAKADPAENVDPAPNFHTWNPPVFNRSIPSDFPELNIAVVGTGPAGMYAVEDLLLHTKAKVTLIDRLPAAGGLIRYGVAPDHPATKKIAESFARFYTHPRLKMRLGLQIGKDLTVQELSAQHHAVIYAVGASSARSLAIPGENLSGSIAATDVVAWYNGHPEATADVVDLSAERIVIVGNGNVALDVARVLCTDPQRLAGTSISPVALGRLRESKIREIVILGRRGPDEAAYTSTELIALTEHDDVELVVDANDPRVAQDIADATGGKAALLKTVRQEQIDWSAPPAKGKRRIVLKFHSEPQEILGKDAVSAVVVSENSEPQEINTGALIRAIGYRGVPTPGLPFDERSGTIPHDAGRVAGLPGNYVVGWIKRGPSGGIGANKTCVQETVAALISDVVTGVLPVPRRKRTFALRDLKLPSKANSDR; this comes from the coding sequence ATCTCCGCTTGCCCAGTCAACTGCATTCATCCAACCCCGGACGAGCCAGACTTTGGCAGCACTGACATGCTCTACATTGACCCGAAGAGCTGCATTGACTTCGGCGCTTGCGTAGATGCTTGCCCAGTGGATGCGATCTTTCCAATAGAAAGCTTGCTCGCTGGGCCCAAAAAGGCCTACCCGAAGATCAATGCCGACTACTTCGATGCCAAGGCGGACCCGGCAGAGAACGTGGACCCGGCGCCAAATTTCCATACCTGGAATCCACCAGTGTTCAACCGGAGTATTCCAAGCGACTTTCCGGAACTGAATATTGCGGTGGTCGGGACCGGACCAGCTGGCATGTATGCGGTTGAAGATTTGCTCTTGCACACAAAAGCCAAAGTCACCTTGATTGATCGGCTACCCGCAGCAGGCGGTCTAATCCGCTACGGGGTGGCCCCCGATCATCCGGCGACGAAAAAGATTGCCGAATCTTTCGCACGCTTCTATACCCATCCTCGGTTGAAGATGCGTCTTGGGCTGCAGATTGGCAAAGACCTTACGGTGCAAGAACTCTCGGCTCAGCATCATGCCGTGATTTACGCCGTCGGAGCATCATCGGCGCGTTCCTTGGCAATTCCGGGTGAAAATCTTAGCGGAAGTATCGCGGCAACAGATGTGGTCGCTTGGTACAACGGGCATCCAGAGGCTACCGCAGACGTCGTTGATTTGTCCGCCGAGCGCATCGTCATTGTTGGCAACGGCAATGTTGCCCTTGATGTCGCTAGAGTCCTTTGCACTGATCCGCAGCGCTTAGCAGGCACGTCAATCTCACCGGTGGCGCTGGGCCGGCTTCGTGAAAGTAAAATTCGCGAAATCGTGATCCTCGGCCGCCGGGGGCCAGATGAAGCCGCCTACACCTCAACGGAACTGATCGCGCTCACCGAGCACGACGACGTCGAACTGGTCGTTGATGCGAATGATCCGCGCGTAGCCCAAGATATAGCAGACGCAACTGGGGGGAAGGCCGCACTGCTGAAAACAGTAAGACAAGAGCAAATCGACTGGTCCGCTCCGCCGGCAAAGGGCAAACGGCGCATTGTGCTCAAGTTCCACTCGGAACCACAAGAGATCCTTGGCAAGGATGCAGTTTCCGCGGTCGTCGTTTCGGAAAATTCCGAACCCCAAGAGATCAACACCGGTGCGCTGATCCGGGCAATCGGTTACCGTGGCGTACCGACGCCCGGGCTGCCATTCGATGAGCGTTCTGGCACCATTCCACATGACGCCGGGAGAGTAGCAGGCTTGCCCGGCAACTATGTGGTGGGCTGGATCAAACGCGGCCCCTCGGGCGGAATCGGTGCAAATAAGACGTGCGTACAAGAGACTGTAGCCGCGTTGATTAGTGATGTTGTTACTGGCGTTCTTCCAGTTCCGAGGCGCAAGCGGACTTTCGCATTGCGTGATCTGAAGCTGCCGAGCAAGGCCAATAGCGACCGCTAG
- a CDS encoding ArsR/SmtB family transcription factor, whose amino-acid sequence MDESFDGAKIYRVLANDTRREILELLREPLKHFDNDKYLGYGLAIEGGICVQDIQRSLNISQSVASTYLKSMQDAGLLLSYRAGRWTYYRRDEKGIGAFSDWVRKTL is encoded by the coding sequence ATGGATGAATCCTTCGACGGCGCCAAGATCTATCGCGTGCTCGCGAATGACACTCGACGTGAAATTCTGGAACTGCTCAGGGAGCCACTGAAGCATTTCGATAACGACAAATACCTCGGCTACGGGCTCGCCATCGAGGGCGGAATCTGCGTGCAGGATATTCAGCGCTCGCTGAATATCTCGCAGTCGGTAGCGTCGACGTACCTGAAGTCGATGCAAGACGCCGGCCTGCTACTTTCCTACCGCGCCGGTCGCTGGACATACTATCGCCGAGATGAAAAAGGCATCGGCGCCTTCTCCGACTGGGTACGCAAGACGCTCTGA
- a CDS encoding MFS transporter — translation MKKTLVTQIMLALGVFGIITTEIGIVGVLPELAKRSDISISQAGLLVGVFALVVAVSGPFGVLIASRFNSRAVLLITMAAFALSNVVYAVSDNFPLLVVFRIIPALLHPIYFSVALALATTLEQPNRPDSGAARVFAGVTVGFAFGVPALSFCANHFSLSAAFAAVTLVNIIAFIGIAMWVPSMPADNKMTYGHQLKILTRPRVWAQVIIVALVFAVMFSSYSYFADYLTGVSGIPATIVGGLLLVFGLIMIAGNFIFARLIRASLAGTLLAFLALYLLLYLIIVLVAPSAWAVALLVLPWSLIDSGGLILGQSLIAKEATDAPTFGNSLFVSASNIGVTLGSVLGAVQIAWTGTRSLMLVGIALTLLALLAVTWSRTLRPREASTVSAQEEHQDAAS, via the coding sequence ATGAAAAAGACGCTTGTCACCCAGATTATGCTTGCACTAGGCGTATTTGGCATCATCACCACTGAAATTGGCATTGTTGGCGTGCTGCCCGAGCTGGCTAAGCGCTCCGACATCTCGATCTCTCAGGCCGGGCTACTAGTGGGCGTGTTCGCCCTCGTGGTGGCGGTTAGCGGACCCTTCGGCGTGCTTATTGCTTCACGGTTCAACAGCAGAGCGGTACTGCTAATTACCATGGCGGCCTTCGCGCTCAGCAACGTCGTTTACGCGGTTTCGGACAATTTTCCGCTTTTAGTGGTGTTCCGCATCATTCCGGCGCTGCTTCACCCCATTTATTTTTCCGTAGCACTCGCGCTCGCAACGACGCTGGAACAACCAAATAGACCAGACAGCGGCGCCGCCAGAGTCTTCGCGGGGGTCACCGTCGGATTCGCCTTTGGGGTACCGGCGCTTAGCTTTTGCGCTAATCATTTCTCACTATCAGCAGCCTTTGCTGCGGTAACTTTGGTCAACATCATCGCTTTCATTGGTATCGCGATGTGGGTGCCTTCGATGCCTGCTGATAACAAAATGACCTACGGGCACCAGCTCAAAATACTCACTCGCCCCCGGGTTTGGGCCCAGGTAATCATCGTCGCACTGGTCTTCGCGGTCATGTTCTCGAGCTACAGCTACTTTGCTGATTACCTGACCGGAGTGAGCGGGATCCCGGCAACAATAGTTGGCGGTCTTTTGCTGGTGTTTGGGCTAATCATGATCGCTGGCAACTTCATCTTTGCTCGCTTGATCAGAGCCAGCCTAGCCGGCACACTCTTAGCATTTCTCGCGCTCTACCTGCTGCTGTACCTCATCATCGTCCTCGTTGCGCCCTCCGCATGGGCGGTTGCACTATTGGTGCTGCCGTGGAGTCTGATTGACTCCGGGGGCTTGATTTTGGGGCAATCCCTAATCGCCAAAGAAGCTACCGACGCTCCCACCTTCGGTAATAGCCTCTTCGTTTCGGCATCCAATATTGGCGTCACGCTAGGCTCCGTACTGGGCGCCGTCCAAATCGCGTGGACCGGCACCAGATCATTGATGCTGGTCGGAATAGCTCTCACTTTGCTGGCACTACTCGCCGTGACCTGGAGTCGCACACTTCGCCCCCGGGAAGCATCGACAGTCTCGGCACAGGAAGAACATCAGGACGCCGCGAGCTAA
- a CDS encoding ATP-binding cassette domain-containing protein, with protein sequence MTTKLNDPLTDADAHLIALDGVGKRYGNIIALRDITMAVDNGRVTCVLGDNGAGKSTLIKILAGLHSHDEGSLRIMGAERKLASPREALDVGIATVYQDLAVAPLMSIWRNFFLGSELTTGRGPFRRLDVARMKEVTQQELAAMGIDLRNVDQPIGQLSGGERQCVAIARAVRFGAKVLILDEPTAALGVKQPGVVLRYILQARDRGLGVVFITHNPHHAFPVGDRFLLLKRGSSIGYYDKKDVTLAELTSQMAGGAELAELAHELEAANSSASSSSSE encoded by the coding sequence ATGACGACTAAGTTGAATGATCCACTCACCGATGCTGATGCGCATCTGATTGCGCTCGACGGCGTGGGTAAGCGATACGGCAACATCATCGCTTTGCGGGACATCACGATGGCGGTGGACAACGGCCGAGTCACCTGCGTTCTGGGTGATAATGGCGCGGGAAAATCGACGCTGATCAAAATTCTTGCTGGATTACACAGCCACGACGAGGGTAGCCTGCGGATCATGGGTGCCGAACGTAAGCTCGCCTCACCGAGAGAAGCGCTCGACGTCGGCATCGCCACCGTCTATCAAGACCTTGCCGTAGCGCCGCTGATGTCGATCTGGCGGAATTTCTTCTTGGGCTCTGAATTAACTACCGGCCGCGGGCCATTCCGGCGGCTTGACGTGGCTCGGATGAAAGAAGTTACCCAGCAAGAGCTAGCTGCCATGGGCATCGACCTGCGAAATGTTGATCAACCGATAGGTCAACTTTCCGGCGGTGAGCGGCAATGCGTCGCGATTGCCCGGGCAGTTCGCTTCGGTGCCAAAGTGCTGATCCTTGACGAACCGACGGCCGCGCTGGGTGTCAAGCAGCCCGGCGTCGTACTGCGCTATATTTTGCAGGCGCGGGACCGGGGATTGGGTGTGGTTTTCATCACACACAACCCACATCACGCCTTCCCGGTAGGTGACCGGTTTTTGCTGCTTAAGCGTGGTTCATCGATCGGCTACTACGACAAGAAAGATGTGACTTTGGCTGAACTTACTAGCCAAATGGCAGGCGGAGCAGAGCTTGCCGAACTGGCGCATGAACTTGAAGCAGCCAATTCGAGTGCCAGCTCATCGAGCTCCGAATAA
- a CDS encoding ABC transporter permease → MSAAIADERVRPHGRVQSFLARPEIGSLVGAIVVLVFFAIVAPAFLQPASFATVLYGASTIGIMAVGVSLLMIGGEFDLSTGVAVISSALTASLFSWYFVLNIWVGVGLALVVSLGIGMLNGWILTKTKLPSFIVTLATFLMLTGLNLGLTRLVGGSVASPGISDMDGFALAKSIFAATVNIGGVDIQITVFFWLALVAIASWILLRTKVGNWIFAVGGDAAAARAVGVPVAKTKIGLFMGVGFCGWLLGMHNLFAFGAVQSGEGVGNEFLYIIAAVIGGCLLTGGYGSAIGGAIGAFIFGMANKGIVYAQWNPDWFKFFLGLMLLLATLVNLAVKRRAERK, encoded by the coding sequence ATGAGCGCGGCAATTGCGGATGAACGAGTCCGCCCGCACGGTCGAGTGCAGTCCTTCTTAGCTAGGCCGGAAATCGGCTCGCTTGTTGGTGCCATTGTGGTGCTGGTCTTCTTCGCTATTGTGGCACCGGCGTTTCTGCAGCCGGCTTCTTTTGCCACCGTGCTCTATGGCGCATCAACCATCGGCATCATGGCGGTAGGCGTCTCGCTTTTGATGATTGGCGGCGAATTCGATTTATCGACCGGTGTTGCGGTGATTTCTTCGGCGCTGACCGCGTCATTATTCAGCTGGTACTTTGTGCTCAACATTTGGGTCGGCGTCGGCCTGGCGCTTGTGGTCTCGCTCGGAATTGGCATGCTGAACGGCTGGATTCTCACCAAAACCAAACTGCCTAGTTTCATTGTTACTTTGGCGACGTTTTTGATGCTGACTGGCCTGAATCTTGGCCTGACCCGGCTGGTTGGTGGCTCAGTCGCTTCGCCGGGGATTTCAGATATGGATGGGTTCGCGCTGGCCAAATCGATTTTCGCAGCCACTGTGAACATTGGCGGAGTCGATATTCAGATCACGGTGTTCTTTTGGCTTGCCTTGGTCGCCATTGCCTCGTGGATCTTACTGCGAACCAAAGTGGGAAACTGGATTTTTGCCGTCGGTGGTGACGCGGCCGCCGCTCGCGCGGTTGGTGTGCCAGTAGCCAAAACAAAAATCGGGCTTTTCATGGGTGTGGGATTTTGCGGCTGGCTTTTGGGTATGCACAACCTCTTCGCATTTGGCGCTGTGCAATCTGGCGAGGGCGTGGGCAATGAGTTCCTGTACATCATTGCCGCGGTAATTGGTGGATGTTTGCTTACTGGCGGTTATGGTTCAGCGATCGGCGGCGCAATCGGGGCCTTTATCTTCGGCATGGCCAACAAAGGCATCGTCTATGCGCAGTGGAATCCAGACTGGTTCAAGTTCTTCTTAGGACTCATGTTATTGCTGGCCACGCTGGTGAACCTGGCGGTCAAACGTCGCGCTGAGCGTAAATAG